A single Bosea sp. PAMC 26642 DNA region contains:
- a CDS encoding phosphoketolase family protein, with the protein MSGDDAEALATRSPALTPAALDLMDGWWRAANYLSVAQIYLLDNPLLREPLRIEHVKPRLLGHWGTTPGLNFIYLHLNRVIEAKDVDVLYIAGPGHGAPGVVASTYLEGTYSEVYPDISQDNEGLRRFVRQFSFPGGIPSHAAPETPGSIHEGGELGYSLAHAFGAVLDNPDLIAACVIGDGEAETGPLAASWHSNKFLNPATDGAVLPILHLNGYKIANPTVLSRIPADELAALLRGYGNAPLFVEGDEPEAMHQAMAAALDEAFAAIAAIQKAARQDGVTERPRWPMIVLRSPKGWTGPKTVDGLKSEGFWRSHQVPFSDMSKPEHLQLLEDWLRSYRPEELFDETGRLQAGIAALAPSGDKRMSANPHANGGALRKPLRMPDFTAHAVPVAHPGESTAAATRVMGAFLRDVMRANEVSRNFRVFGPDETASNRLQALFEVTNRAWNAETLPQDTHLALDGRVMEVLSEHLCQGWLEGYLLTGRHGLFSCYEAFIHIVDSMFNQHAKWLKTAKEVPWRRPIASLNYLLTSHVWQQDHNGFSHQDPGFIDHVVNKKADIVRVYLPPDANTLLHVTDHCLRSWDRINVIVAGKAPAPQWLDMDAAIKHCSQGIGIWEWASNDRGGEPDVVMACAGDVPTLETLAAVTLLHEHLPDLKVRVVNVVDLMTLQPRTQHPHGLTNADFDALFTTDKPVIFAYHGYPWLIHRLAYKRSNHANMHVRGYEEEGSTTTTFDMVVRNRLDRYHLVAAVIDRVPTLGAAAVYVKQTIRDKLIEHGRYIREHGVDMPEVSDWRWAPNA; encoded by the coding sequence ATGTCCGGAGACGATGCCGAAGCCCTGGCGACACGATCGCCGGCTCTGACGCCGGCCGCGCTGGACCTGATGGATGGGTGGTGGCGCGCCGCGAACTATCTTTCGGTGGCGCAGATCTACCTGCTCGACAACCCGCTGCTGCGCGAGCCGCTCAGGATCGAACACGTCAAGCCGCGCCTGCTCGGCCATTGGGGCACGACTCCGGGGTTGAACTTCATCTATCTCCACCTCAACCGCGTCATCGAGGCGAAGGATGTCGACGTCCTCTACATCGCCGGCCCCGGCCATGGCGCGCCGGGCGTGGTCGCGAGCACCTATCTGGAAGGCACCTATAGCGAGGTCTATCCAGACATCTCACAGGATAATGAGGGGCTGCGGCGCTTCGTGCGGCAGTTCTCGTTTCCCGGCGGCATCCCCAGCCATGCCGCGCCGGAAACCCCGGGCTCGATCCATGAGGGCGGCGAACTCGGCTATTCTCTGGCGCATGCTTTTGGGGCGGTTCTCGACAATCCCGATCTGATCGCAGCCTGCGTCATCGGCGACGGCGAGGCCGAAACCGGACCGCTTGCGGCGTCCTGGCATTCCAACAAGTTCCTCAACCCGGCCACTGACGGCGCCGTCCTGCCGATCCTGCACCTCAACGGCTACAAGATCGCCAATCCGACCGTGCTGTCGCGCATCCCCGCCGACGAACTCGCGGCGCTGCTGCGCGGCTATGGCAACGCCCCGCTTTTCGTGGAGGGTGACGAGCCCGAGGCGATGCATCAGGCGATGGCGGCCGCCCTTGACGAGGCCTTCGCCGCGATCGCGGCGATCCAGAAGGCGGCGCGCCAGGACGGCGTAACCGAACGGCCGCGTTGGCCGATGATCGTGCTGCGCAGCCCCAAGGGCTGGACCGGACCCAAGACCGTCGACGGCCTGAAGAGCGAGGGCTTCTGGCGCTCGCATCAGGTGCCGTTCAGCGACATGTCCAAGCCGGAACACCTGCAACTGCTCGAAGACTGGCTGCGCAGCTATCGTCCCGAGGAGCTTTTCGACGAAACCGGACGCCTCCAGGCCGGGATCGCGGCGCTGGCGCCTTCCGGCGACAAGCGCATGAGCGCCAACCCGCACGCCAATGGCGGGGCGCTACGCAAGCCGCTGCGGATGCCGGACTTCACGGCCCATGCCGTGCCAGTCGCGCATCCCGGCGAGAGCACGGCCGCGGCGACGCGTGTGATGGGGGCGTTCCTGCGCGACGTGATGAGAGCCAACGAAGTCAGCCGGAACTTCCGGGTCTTCGGCCCCGACGAGACGGCTTCGAACCGCCTGCAGGCGCTGTTCGAGGTCACGAACCGGGCCTGGAACGCCGAGACGCTTCCGCAAGACACGCATCTGGCGCTTGACGGCCGCGTGATGGAAGTGCTGAGCGAGCATCTCTGCCAGGGCTGGCTCGAAGGCTATCTCCTGACCGGGCGGCACGGCCTGTTCTCCTGCTACGAGGCCTTCATTCACATCGTCGATTCAATGTTCAACCAGCATGCGAAATGGCTGAAGACGGCCAAGGAGGTGCCGTGGCGCCGGCCGATCGCCTCGCTGAACTACCTTCTGACCTCCCATGTCTGGCAGCAGGACCATAACGGCTTCAGCCATCAGGACCCCGGCTTCATCGACCATGTCGTCAACAAGAAAGCGGATATCGTGCGGGTCTACCTGCCGCCCGACGCGAACACCCTGCTTCACGTCACCGACCATTGCCTGCGGAGCTGGGACCGGATCAACGTCATCGTCGCCGGCAAGGCGCCGGCCCCGCAATGGCTCGACATGGATGCGGCGATCAAGCACTGCAGCCAGGGCATCGGCATCTGGGAATGGGCGAGCAACGACCGTGGCGGGGAGCCGGACGTGGTCATGGCCTGCGCCGGCGATGTGCCGACCCTCGAGACCCTCGCCGCCGTCACTTTGCTGCACGAGCATCTTCCCGATCTGAAAGTGCGCGTCGTCAACGTCGTGGATCTGATGACGCTACAGCCACGGACGCAGCACCCGCACGGCCTGACGAATGCCGATTTCGATGCGCTCTTCACCACCGACAAGCCGGTGATATTCGCCTATCACGGCTATCCCTGGCTGATCCACCGCCTGGCCTACAAGCGGTCCAACCATGCCAACATGCATGTGCGCGGCTACGAGGAGGAGGGCTCGACGACGACGACCTTCGACATGGTCGTCCGAAACCGGCTCGACCGCTACCATCTCGTCGCCGCCGTCATCGACCGCGTGCCGACGCTCGGCGCGGCCGCCGTCTACGTCAAACAGACGATCCGCGACAAGCTGATCGAGCACGGGCGCTACATCCGCGAGCACGGCGTCGACATGCCCGAGGTGAGCGACTGGCGCTGGGCACCCAATGCGTGA
- the fabI gene encoding enoyl-ACP reductase FabI, giving the protein MSPIVDLSGKRGLVVGIANEHSIAAGCATAFRQAGAELAVTYLNEKALSFVQPVAEALGAAIVVPCDVRIPGQLEAVFTRLEQDWGRLDFLLHSIAFAPREDLQTSLVNCTAEGFAVAMDVSCHSFIRMAKLAAPLMSNGGSLLTVSFYGADRVVENYNLMGPVKAALESSVRYLAADLAGQRIRANTISAGAIKTRAASGIGRFDELLDKVRERTPAQRLVGIEDVGRVAAFLASEAGSSLTGSVVYADGGFHTIA; this is encoded by the coding sequence ATGAGCCCCATCGTCGATCTCTCCGGCAAGCGCGGCCTCGTCGTCGGCATCGCCAACGAACACAGCATCGCGGCCGGCTGCGCCACGGCCTTCCGGCAGGCAGGCGCCGAACTCGCCGTCACCTATCTCAACGAGAAGGCCCTGTCCTTCGTGCAGCCTGTCGCCGAGGCGCTTGGGGCAGCGATCGTCGTGCCCTGCGACGTGCGCATTCCCGGCCAGCTCGAGGCCGTGTTTACGCGCCTCGAACAGGACTGGGGCCGGCTCGACTTCCTGCTGCACTCGATCGCCTTCGCCCCGCGCGAGGATTTGCAGACCAGTCTCGTCAACTGCACGGCCGAGGGCTTCGCTGTGGCGATGGACGTCTCCTGCCACTCCTTCATCCGCATGGCGAAGCTCGCCGCGCCGCTGATGAGCAATGGAGGTTCCCTGCTGACGGTGAGCTTCTACGGCGCCGACCGCGTCGTCGAGAACTACAACCTGATGGGACCGGTGAAGGCCGCGCTGGAATCGAGCGTGCGCTATCTCGCCGCCGATCTCGCGGGCCAGAGGATCCGCGCCAACACGATCTCGGCCGGTGCCATCAAGACCCGCGCCGCCTCGGGCATCGGCCGCTTCGACGAACTGCTCGACAAGGTGCGCGAGCGCACGCCCGCCCAGCGCCTGGTCGGCATCGAGGATGTCGGCCGCGTCGCCGCCTTCCTAGCCAGCGAGGCGGGAAGCTCGCTCACCGGCTCTGTCGTCTATGCCGATGGCGGCTTCCACACGATTGCCTGA
- a CDS encoding acetate/propionate family kinase, producing the protein MTGTMLMTFNAGSSTVKIGLFALGPKGAERIGKGMIDFRRAPLRFTLSEGPDTFDIALEAKAGDQLHEVVSEAFSRLSWHFDLDSIAAIGHRVVHGGDGFTGPVRLDDAAIAAIDALTPLAPLHQPQGLRLIRALRHLRPQLPQTASFDTAFHRGHADVVRRFAIPRALHDQGIKRYGFHGLSYKFIAAELARREPALAGSKVVVAHLGSGASLCALDGGISRDTSMGFSALDGIPMATRCGAIDPGVLLHLIGTQGRSAKDVEDILYRQSGLLGVSGISADSRELLESEAPEASQALDLFTFRIAGDIARLAATLGGLDAIVFTAGVGENQPRIRAAVSARLAWLGLTLDEPANAANAGTISNAASQIAALVIATDEEQVIADEALSVLAIEGTSP; encoded by the coding sequence ATGACCGGCACCATGCTGATGACCTTCAACGCCGGCTCTTCCACGGTGAAGATCGGCCTCTTCGCGCTGGGCCCGAAGGGCGCGGAGCGGATCGGCAAGGGCATGATCGATTTCCGCCGCGCGCCGCTGCGCTTCACGCTCAGCGAGGGGCCCGACACCTTCGACATCGCGCTGGAGGCAAAGGCCGGCGACCAACTCCATGAGGTCGTGAGCGAGGCCTTCTCCCGCCTCTCCTGGCATTTCGACCTCGACAGCATCGCCGCCATCGGCCATCGCGTCGTGCATGGCGGCGACGGTTTCACCGGGCCTGTCCGGCTGGATGACGCCGCGATCGCCGCGATCGACGCGCTGACCCCGCTGGCTCCTCTGCACCAGCCGCAGGGCCTGCGCCTGATCCGGGCGCTTCGGCATCTGCGTCCGCAACTGCCGCAGACGGCCTCCTTCGATACCGCCTTCCATCGCGGCCATGCCGATGTCGTTCGCCGCTTCGCGATCCCGCGCGCGCTGCACGATCAGGGCATCAAGCGCTACGGCTTCCACGGCCTGTCCTACAAGTTCATCGCCGCCGAACTCGCGCGGCGCGAGCCCGCGCTCGCAGGTTCGAAAGTCGTCGTGGCCCATCTCGGCAGCGGGGCCAGCCTGTGCGCGCTGGACGGCGGCATCAGCCGCGACACCAGCATGGGTTTTTCCGCCCTCGACGGCATTCCGATGGCGACGCGCTGCGGCGCGATCGACCCCGGCGTCCTGCTTCACCTGATCGGGACGCAGGGACGTAGCGCCAAGGACGTGGAGGACATCCTCTACCGCCAGTCGGGACTGCTGGGCGTCTCCGGCATCAGCGCCGACAGCCGTGAATTGCTGGAGAGCGAGGCCCCGGAGGCCAGCCAGGCGCTCGACCTCTTCACCTTCCGCATTGCCGGCGATATCGCCAGGCTGGCGGCGACACTCGGCGGACTCGATGCGATCGTCTTCACCGCCGGCGTCGGCGAGAACCAGCCGCGGATCCGGGCGGCGGTGAGCGCGCGCCTGGCCTGGCTCGGCCTGACGCTGGACGAGCCCGCCAATGCGGCCAATGCCGGCACGATCAGCAACGCGGCCAGCCAGATCGCCGCTTTGGTCATCGCGACCGATGAAGAGCAGGTGATCGCGGACGAAGCCCTGTCCGTCCTCGCCATCGAAGGAACGAGTCCATGA
- a CDS encoding bifunctional enoyl-CoA hydratase/phosphate acetyltransferase, with the protein MDQTVIKNRTFDELLMGESASLVRIVGRDDIDLFAAVSGDENPAHLDAVFAATDLFGHIVAHGMWTAALVSAVLGTRLPGPGTIYLGQDLRFRKPVELGDTITVTVTVQEKRPEKRIVLLDTRCTNQSGEEVLTGTATVIAPGHAIEWPRMKLPEVSLRRHDRYDSFVEDARALPMIQAAIVHPCSPEAILAAVEIRDEGLLEPLLIGPEARIRAAAEAAEVSLDGIAIESVEHSHAAAARAVELAASGRVAVLMKGSLHSDELLAAVVASGSGLRTERRISHVYAMSVPAYAKPLIVTDAAINIQPTLEQKRDICQNAIDLLHLLGMAQPLVAVLAAVETVNPQMPSTLDAAALTVMGARGQITGARVDGPLAFDNAISPDAAKTKGIVSPVAGQADILLVPDLEAGNMLAKQLIYFAGADAAGLVLGARVPIILTSRSDSLKTRIASAALAKLVASRRGPGKASA; encoded by the coding sequence ATGGACCAGACCGTCATCAAGAACCGCACCTTCGACGAGTTGCTAATGGGCGAGAGCGCTTCGCTCGTGCGCATCGTCGGGCGCGACGACATCGACCTGTTCGCGGCGGTCTCAGGCGACGAGAACCCCGCCCATCTCGACGCCGTCTTCGCAGCGACGGATCTCTTCGGCCACATCGTCGCCCATGGCATGTGGACGGCGGCTCTCGTCTCGGCCGTGCTAGGCACCCGGCTGCCCGGGCCCGGCACGATCTATCTCGGCCAGGATCTGCGCTTTCGCAAGCCGGTCGAGCTTGGAGACACCATCACGGTCACCGTGACGGTGCAGGAGAAGCGGCCGGAGAAACGCATCGTCCTGCTCGACACACGCTGCACCAACCAGAGCGGCGAGGAGGTGCTGACCGGCACGGCGACGGTGATCGCGCCCGGCCATGCGATCGAATGGCCCCGCATGAAGCTGCCCGAGGTCTCGCTGCGGCGGCACGACCGCTATGACAGCTTCGTTGAGGATGCGCGCGCCCTGCCGATGATCCAGGCCGCCATCGTGCATCCCTGTTCGCCGGAGGCGATCCTGGCGGCGGTCGAGATCCGTGACGAGGGTTTGCTGGAGCCTTTGCTGATCGGGCCCGAGGCCAGGATCCGTGCTGCAGCCGAAGCGGCGGAGGTCTCGCTGGACGGAATCGCCATCGAGTCGGTCGAGCATAGCCATGCAGCCGCAGCGCGGGCCGTAGAACTTGCGGCGTCCGGCAGGGTCGCGGTCCTGATGAAGGGCAGCCTGCACAGCGACGAACTGCTCGCCGCCGTGGTGGCATCGGGCTCGGGCCTGCGCACAGAACGGCGCATCAGCCATGTCTACGCCATGAGCGTGCCCGCCTATGCCAAGCCGCTGATCGTGACCGACGCGGCGATCAACATCCAGCCGACGCTGGAGCAGAAGCGCGACATCTGCCAGAACGCGATCGACCTCCTGCACTTGCTCGGCATGGCGCAACCGCTGGTCGCCGTGCTCGCCGCGGTGGAAACGGTCAACCCGCAGATGCCCTCCACGCTGGACGCTGCCGCGCTGACCGTGATGGGGGCGCGCGGCCAGATAACTGGGGCGCGCGTCGATGGCCCGCTCGCCTTCGACAACGCGATCAGCCCTGACGCCGCCAAGACCAAGGGCATCGTCTCGCCCGTCGCCGGACAGGCCGACATCCTGCTCGTGCCGGATCTTGAAGCGGGCAACATGCTGGCCAAGCAGCTGATCTATTTCGCCGGGGCGGATGCGGCAGGCCTCGTTCTCGGCGCGCGAGTGCCGATCATCCTGACCAGCCGCTCGGATTCGCTGAAAACCCGCATCGCCTCGGCGGCGCTGGCCAAGCTTGTTGCCTCCCGGCGCGGACCGGGGAAGGCTTCCGCATGA
- a CDS encoding 3'-5' exonuclease, which translates to MLDFETTGLSPAMGARVIEVSAREVVDGRAGHEFLTFVDPGVRVPAEITQITGITTSMLIGAPTSAVAMLQLTSFIGSSPIVCHNAGFDRRFYEYEACEFLDGQPVRAFCTLLLARRLFPGRKSYRLGGLIVEMGIASPGRLHRASADTFVTAHLFDRICADARSRCRAEHFDHDVLHRLQRIRIAGAHDWLASIGNFSAASLGTGVNFIERQHS; encoded by the coding sequence GTGCTTGATTTCGAGACCACCGGCCTAAGCCCCGCAATGGGCGCGCGGGTGATTGAGGTGTCAGCTCGCGAAGTCGTGGATGGCCGAGCAGGCCACGAATTTCTAACCTTCGTCGATCCAGGCGTCCGCGTGCCTGCCGAGATAACGCAGATCACTGGCATCACCACTTCGATGCTCATTGGCGCACCGACCTCGGCCGTAGCCATGCTTCAATTGACGTCTTTCATCGGATCATCGCCGATCGTCTGCCACAACGCCGGCTTCGATCGGCGATTTTACGAATACGAGGCATGCGAGTTTCTCGATGGGCAGCCTGTTCGCGCTTTCTGCACTTTGCTGTTGGCCCGGCGCTTATTTCCGGGGCGGAAAAGCTATCGTCTAGGCGGCCTCATCGTCGAGATGGGCATCGCGTCCCCTGGTCGCCTTCATAGGGCGAGTGCGGATACCTTTGTCACGGCGCACCTATTCGATCGTATCTGCGCGGACGCACGCTCTCGCTGTCGCGCCGAGCACTTTGATCACGACGTATTGCACCGGCTGCAGCGGATCCGGATCGCAGGAGCACATGACTGGTTGGCGTCGATAGGCAATTTTTCCGCTGCCTCTCTCGGCACCGGTGTGAATTTTATCGAGCGACAGCATAGCTAG
- the htpG gene encoding molecular chaperone HtpG, whose product MTNATTENHSFEADVSRLLHMMVHSVYSDRDVFLRELISNAADACEKLRYEAIAKPTLIADEGKLGITVAADPEANTLSISDNGIGMSRDEMIEALGTIARSGTRAFMDQVEAAKSKEGAQLIGQFGVGFYSAFMVAGEVTVVSRRAGSDEAWTWTSDGKGEFSVSPAALDDAPTRGTRVTLQLLDDAKTYAERWTLERTIKAQSGHVPVPITLLDKPGAEPTSLADGAALWTKSKSEITPAEYTDFYRSVAAQYDEPAATVHFRAEGRHEYTTLAFIPGSKPFDLFDADRKGRMKLYVKRVFITEEAELLPRYLRFVRGLVDTADLPLNVSRDMIQDSPLLAAIKKGVTNRILSDLGKLAENEPATFAAIWENFGAVVKEGIYEDYERREQLLGLARFRTTASGEGVRSLKDYTGALKENQTAIYYIVGDDLVRISSSPQLEGFRARGVEVLLLNDPVDSFWVSNAPDFEGKPFKSITQGTADLGLIPLVDGGEKPATETSPEVDELIDALKKILGAEVADVRASDRLTDSAVCLVAPDKGPDRQFEKMLSAAGRLDCAAKPILEINPQHSLLTKLAMLEDDALRDDIAHLLLDEARVLDGERPADAQLFAARLGRLMASSLK is encoded by the coding sequence ATGACGAACGCGACCACAGAGAACCACAGCTTCGAAGCCGACGTTTCTCGCCTGCTGCACATGATGGTTCACTCGGTCTATTCGGACCGGGACGTCTTCCTGCGCGAGTTGATTTCCAACGCGGCGGATGCCTGCGAGAAGCTGCGCTATGAGGCGATTGCAAAGCCAACGTTGATCGCAGACGAAGGCAAACTTGGCATCACGGTTGCCGCCGATCCGGAGGCAAACACGCTCTCGATCAGTGACAACGGCATCGGCATGAGCCGCGATGAGATGATTGAGGCGCTTGGCACGATCGCGCGCTCAGGCACGCGTGCCTTCATGGACCAGGTCGAAGCGGCCAAGAGCAAGGAAGGCGCTCAACTTATCGGGCAGTTCGGCGTCGGGTTCTATTCGGCCTTCATGGTCGCGGGAGAGGTCACCGTTGTCAGCCGCCGCGCCGGAAGCGATGAGGCCTGGACGTGGACATCCGACGGCAAGGGCGAATTCTCGGTCTCGCCCGCCGCGCTGGACGACGCGCCTACGCGCGGCACGCGAGTGACGCTTCAATTGCTGGACGACGCGAAGACCTATGCCGAACGCTGGACATTGGAGCGCACCATCAAGGCCCAGTCGGGCCATGTTCCGGTGCCGATCACGCTTCTGGATAAGCCGGGAGCCGAGCCGACCTCACTTGCCGATGGCGCAGCTCTTTGGACAAAGTCGAAGAGCGAGATTACCCCGGCGGAGTATACCGACTTCTATCGCAGCGTGGCCGCGCAGTATGACGAACCTGCAGCGACCGTGCATTTCCGGGCGGAAGGTCGGCACGAATATACCACTTTGGCCTTTATCCCCGGCAGCAAGCCGTTCGACCTGTTCGACGCTGATCGCAAGGGCAGGATGAAGCTTTATGTGAAGCGCGTCTTCATCACCGAAGAGGCGGAGCTGCTTCCGCGCTATCTGCGGTTCGTGCGGGGCTTGGTCGACACCGCCGATCTGCCTCTGAACGTCTCGCGCGATATGATTCAGGACAGCCCGCTGCTCGCGGCGATCAAGAAGGGCGTCACCAATCGCATCCTGTCGGATCTTGGCAAGCTCGCCGAGAACGAACCCGCTACCTTCGCGGCGATCTGGGAGAACTTCGGCGCGGTCGTGAAGGAGGGCATCTACGAGGATTACGAGCGGCGCGAGCAATTGCTTGGGCTTGCGCGCTTCAGAACGACCGCTTCCGGCGAGGGCGTGCGAAGCCTCAAGGACTATACCGGTGCCCTGAAGGAAAACCAGACCGCGATCTACTACATTGTCGGCGATGATCTCGTCCGGATTTCCAGCTCGCCGCAGCTAGAAGGCTTTCGAGCGCGCGGGGTTGAGGTGCTGTTGCTGAATGATCCGGTTGACAGCTTCTGGGTTTCGAATGCGCCAGATTTCGAGGGCAAGCCGTTCAAGTCGATTACCCAAGGCACTGCCGATCTCGGGTTGATCCCGCTTGTCGATGGCGGTGAAAAGCCTGCAACCGAAACTTCACCTGAAGTCGATGAGCTGATCGACGCCCTCAAGAAGATCCTCGGAGCGGAGGTCGCCGATGTTCGTGCGTCCGATCGCCTTACCGATAGCGCTGTCTGTCTCGTGGCGCCTGACAAGGGACCCGACCGGCAATTCGAGAAGATGCTTTCGGCTGCCGGGCGGCTCGACTGCGCAGCCAAGCCGATCCTCGAGATCAATCCGCAGCACTCGCTGTTGACGAAGCTCGCAATGCTCGAAGATGACGCGCTGCGCGACGACATCGCTCACCTGCTGCTTGACGAGGCGCGCGTCCTGGACGGAGAGCGGCCCGCCGACGCCCAGCTCTTTGCCGCTCGTTTAGGACGTTTGATGGCGTCGTCCCTCAAGTAG